The sequence ACCCTGGCGATAGATAAGCCCGGCCAGCAGCGTGAGCTTTGCCGACATGTTGTAACGCCCCATCAAACCGATCTGCATCCGGATGTCATCGGTGCCGATCACCTTGAAGTCGCCGTTCAGGCTCGGCGCAACCAGGAACGTGAGCCCCGTATCCTTGTTCACCTGATAATTCCCGCTCCATTTGACCGAGACCGTGTGCAGCTCCTCCGGCAGCCGCGCGCTGTCGGGGGCATCGAGGGTTCTGAGCGAATAGGCGAAATCCGTGGAAAGGTTGAAAGCAGGGGAAAGCTGGTAGCTCCGCCCGAACTTTGCCTCCACTTCCTGCATCCCGATCTCCCCACCGGTGTTCCGGATCGTGCTGTCCGGGAACCAGGTCGTCTGAACGGAGGCGTTCCAAGGGTGACGGCCCGGCTGTTCCTCGGCCGCCATCAGCTCCTTGGCGGCTTCATTGGGGGAGGTGTCGGCCGATTCCGCGTTTGTGGCTGCAAGAGCGGATACTACGAGGCAAAACAACATCAGAGCATGACGGCATCTATGCATGTGAATCCCTTTGGGAATGAATATGTCAATGCGCAATGGACAACGGATATTTCAGCCCCTGGTCATCGTCGGCTTTATGTAGCCGTGCCAGACATTTTTGCCTGCCAGCAGGGCAAACATTGCCAGGGGGAGGCTGAATCGCACGATTCGCTCCGGGGAGAACATGTCGGACAACTCGAACCCCAGGGTAATGGTGCCGGAGAGGTGCGCCCCGGCATGGACCGGAGGCCCGACCGTCAGGACCGACACGAGCAGCCCGCCCAAAACGGCCAGTATGCCGGTTGCCGCAGCCGCCCATTTCATGCTGCAGGCGTACCTCGTGGCGATGCCGATAAAGCCGGCGGCGCAAACGGCTGCCAGCAGGTACTGGTAGGCCAGAAAGCCATTGTTGCAGTACGACAGCACCGCCTGCAGGTCGTAACCGATGCCTTGCTCCTTCAGGCGATCCAGGAACCTGACCAGGAGATTGCCCGTTACGATGGGGACGATCGGGATCAGGGCAAAGGAAAAGAGCGGCAGCAGGACAAACGAGAGCACCGGATGTTTGCCCCAGAATGTCCGCTTGGCAAAGCAGGTGCTGATCTCGTCGGCGAGCAGTTCCATTCCGCCCAGCTTCTCCCTGGCAAGCAGCGCGGCTTCACGGGGGGATTTGCCCGCCAGGAGCAGATCGTTTTCCGCATCTTCGACATGGTCTGCCAATTCCCCCACCAGCCGGCATGCCTGCCGGACCGGGATGCCCCGCCGGATCAACGTGGTTTTCAGCCAGTCAAGGTCATGTCTCATGATTGCGGCTCCCATTGCAATGCCAGGCTAACCCCCCGGCTGACCCTGGCCCACTCCGTCTCCAGTTCGGAAAGCCGCTTAAGCCCCGATTCGGTCAGGCTGTAATAGAGGCGGGTCCGGCCGTTGATGCTCTGCTCCCGGCTTGTGATGAACCCGTCCTTTTCCAGCAGATGCAGCACCGGATAGATTGCCCCTTCGGCAAACGACAGCACGTCGTTGGATGCCTTCTGGATCGACTTCACGATCTCGTAGCCGTACATCTCGTTTCTGGAGAGGAGTTTCAAAACCAGGAGGAGCGGCACCCCGTTCTGGAATGCCGCATTCGGTTTCTTCCGGTCAACTTTTGTCATGGTTCACTCCGACCGACTCCTGATTGATGATCGTCTCGCTTCTGCCGAGGCCGAAAACCCCCAGCCAGAGATCCCACAGCGCATTTTCCGCAGTCTTTCCCGCCTCGGAGTTTGCCGCAACGTACTGGGCTTGCGGCGACCGCAGGTTGACCCGTTTGTCGCTGCTCCGGAAACTGACCAGGGAGAACAGTGAAAAATCGGGCTGCATCTTCAGTTCGATCTCCGGGCTGAAGCGGAGACCGATGGAGAGCGTCCCGATAATTTTATAGGTTTCCTTGCCGATTACCAATGGTTTTTCGGTTGTTTCGCCGTTGCGATAGACCTTCAGTCGAGCCGTGGCCCCCGGTGTCATTTCGTCGATCCGGGTGCGAAGGTCATCGATGGATTGCACCGTTTCTCCGTCGATCCCGACGATCAGGTCCCCTGCCCGGATGCCGGCCTCAGCCAGCGGGGTCTCTTCAGCGAGCCCGACGACCAGCACCGCACCGGACTGCTCCTTCAGCACCGGTTCGGGCAGCAGGGGAAGCGTGGTATCCCCCTTGAGCGGATCAGGCTTGAAGAAGCCGACCTTGGCATTTTCATATTCGCCCCCCACCCAGCCCCGTTGCAGCTCCGGGTGTGACGCACAGCCGCAGAGCAAACCGCTGATGACCGCCAACGACAACAAACGCCTGGAAAAACTGGAGTTCATGGCTCCCCCTCCCATACCTAAAATTTAAAGGTATAATGCCTATTAAATTTAGGTATGTCAATGGGGAAAACGGCTACCCGAGTTTTTGCCGGACGAAGGCGCCGATGGCGTCGATGGCACGCCGCGCTTCCGGCAGCTGGGGGACATGGAGATGAAATGCATGCCACATCCTCTCCCACTCCTCCAGGGTAACCTGGACGCCTGCGCTCCTGGCCCGCTCCGCCAGGCGCGTTGCATCGCTCAGGAGGATGTCGTCGCTGCCGGCATGGATCAGGAGCGGCGGGAGCCCGGCAAGATCGGCATAGAGCGGGGAAATCAGCGGCAGGCGCGGGTCGTTGTCACCGATGTAGTGTCTGCCCAGGGAAAGAGACTGGAGCGTGACGCGCGGTTCGGCCTTGGCGCGGCTCTTCAGCGAATCGCCGGTCATGGCCAGGTCGGTCCAGGGAGTGATGCAGACCGCAGCGGCCGGGAGCGGATCGCCGGCCTCGCGCACGGAAAGGAGGGTTGCCAGGGCCAGGCCGCCACCGGCCGAGTCGCCGGCGATCACGATATCGCGTGCTTTGATGCGGTTATTCAAGAGCCAGCGGTATGCCGCGACCGCATCGTTGAGGGCTGCCGGAAACGGGTGTTCCGGCGCCAGCCGGTAGTCGAGAATCAGCCCGCGCATCCCGCACGCCCTGGCCATGCGTGCCACCATTGCCCGGTGGGTGTTGCACGAACCCATGACATAGGCGCCACCATGGAGATAGAGCAGGACCCTCTCTTTGGGCGCTTCGCAGGGATGGAGCCACTCCGCTTCGACCCCGCCGGCAGTGACCGGCTGGAGCAGGAAATCCTTGGGCATCTGCGTCCTTCTGGCGGACTCTTCCTCGACTTCGCGCAATTTTTCCACGGGCCAGTGCGTGCTGTTGGCTGTTTTGTTGTAGTTCAGATAGGTGCGCAGGATGTAACTTTGCAGGCTGGCCATCAATCCCTCCGGGTTTTGTCATGAATCCGTTGTAGTCGACAATACTAGTCGCATGTGCATAAGGCCTTCACCAGCTCAGGCGCAATGCCAGGTGTACCCGCCGGGCGGCATAGAGGGCTCCGAAGGGGCCTTCTGCCGAGCCGTAGGGGAGTTCCCCCCCCAGCGTCACTTTCCAGAGGTCGGTCAGGTTGTAGCCTGCCTCCGCCTTCAGCAGACCGTCGCCCCGCTTGAGCCCCACGCTCCAGACCAGTTTCCATTCTCCCCAATCCTCGGTCCGGTTCCAGGCTGCGATCAGGGCGGGAAGAATAGACCGGTCGAAGAGGAGCACCGGGTCCACGGGCGTATCCAGCGCGTTCCCGGCCAGGGTGACGAGCAGGGTGCCGTCGCCGAAACCCTTTTCCGCGCTCAGCGCGCCGATAAGCGCATTGCCCAGGTCGCGGTCACGGGAGAAGAGGGCGGCACCTTCGCCGCGCAGGATCCAGGAGCCGATGATCCGGGATGCCTCGATGCCGATCGCCTCTTCCCTTGCATAACGCCGCTCCACGGGGATGATCGGGCCGGATGGGGTCGGCGTTGCCCGGTCCAGGCGAAAATCCAGGAGCGGGGCAGGGCGCACCCCGAACCGTCCCCATGCCCCCAGGTCCCAATCGCCAAAGGTGGCAAGGAGGCGCAGGGCGCCAAAGCCGTCGGTCGGGGGGGGGGAATCGATCTCGTCGAAGACCGTTCCGGTGGGCAGACCTTCCGTTTCGAGCGGGGCATTCCGGCTGCCGAGCACGGGCAGGCGCCAGGGGGTGGTTATTGGGCAGGCAACCGCCTCGTAGCGCAGCGTCCCCTCTTGTCCGCTCAGGCGCACGGCCCACAGGGGGAGCTTTTCGTCGCTGAACGGGTCGGAAAGATCGCGCGGCAGGAAGGCGTCGGCCGGGGAATAGCCGTCGGTCTTCCCCCAGCCGAGCTGGAAACGCCCCATCTGGAGGTCCAGGGCAGGGGTGAGCGGGAGCCGCAGCCAGAGGTCCCGCACGGAGAGGGGGGTACGCCTGAGCCTGCGGTCGGCCGGGTCGAAGGCGAGGTTGCCCTGTTCGTCCGAGGTGATGCCTTCCACCCGCAGTGAGCCGGTGAGCTGCGTCTCCACAGCCATCTGCTCCCATTTGGCAAAGAGGGTGCCCCAGCCGAGCAGCCATGGATCGCGGTCGTTCAACCGCTCGGCATAGGCGAACCCCTTTGTCTCGGCATATCCCGAAATCCCCTGGGCCGAGACCGGCAGGGGGATCAGCAGGAGCAGGAGCAGGAGGCGAATCCGGGTCAATCGCCCCCCTCGCGGTTCAGGTTCTGCAGGGTAAAGCGGTTGGCTGCCTGGGGCTGGTCAAAGGCGATCTCCTTGAGGATCACCGTGGTCCTGCTCCCCTTCCTCAGGTCGTGCATCTCCCATTTCCTGGCCACCCAGTGGCCGTCGATCTTCTGGATGTCCGTGAGGATCATCCGCTTGCTCGGCTCCTTGTCCCCCTTGCGGAAGAGATCTTCGCGGAGCAGGTAGAGGATGTCCTTGCGCAGAAAGAGGATCTTTTTCTCGTAGACCGACTTCCCCACCGTCTCCAGCGGGGTCGCCATGATGACGTAGCAGGGCTGCCCCTCCAGGGTCTGTTCTCCTTGCAGCGCCACCTTGTATTTTTCGTGGTCGAATTCTTCCATGTCCTCGTAATTGAAGTCGGTGCCGACAAAGGAGGCGTCCCGGTCCTGGGCCGCGATCCTCCGCTCCCGCTTCATGGAGGGGAGATAGAGCCACTGGTCCGGGTTCTTCCCCGGCTTTGCCAGCGAAAGGAAGCCGACCCCCTTCACCTCCGGCGGGTCAATGAAACGGATCAGGTTCCTGGCGTCGCCGGCATACCCTTGCCGGAAGCTCTTCCACCCCTTTTTGCGGACCTTGCCATCCTTGTTCACCACCGTGAGGTCCCCGGCATACTGCTGGGTGCGGGTACGGTGGCGGTTCTCAGATTCCTTCAGGAGCGCGCGGGCGTCGGGGCCTGCCGCGGCAATGCCGGCGAAAATGACCGAGAAAAGCGTAACCGCAACGAATCTTTTCATGCGCATGTATCCCTCCTACGACATTATTCATATTCAATCGCCTCG comes from Geobacter sp. and encodes:
- a CDS encoding PadR family transcriptional regulator gives rise to the protein MTKVDRKKPNAAFQNGVPLLLVLKLLSRNEMYGYEIVKSIQKASNDVLSFAEGAIYPVLHLLEKDGFITSREQSINGRTRLYYSLTESGLKRLSELETEWARVSRGVSLALQWEPQS
- a CDS encoding PDZ domain-containing protein, with the translated sequence MGGGAMNSSFSRRLLSLAVISGLLCGCASHPELQRGWVGGEYENAKVGFFKPDPLKGDTTLPLLPEPVLKEQSGAVLVVGLAEETPLAEAGIRAGDLIVGIDGETVQSIDDLRTRIDEMTPGATARLKVYRNGETTEKPLVIGKETYKIIGTLSIGLRFSPEIELKMQPDFSLFSLVSFRSSDKRVNLRSPQAQYVAANSEAGKTAENALWDLWLGVFGLGRSETIINQESVGVNHDKS
- a CDS encoding alpha/beta hydrolase fold domain-containing protein; translation: MASLQSYILRTYLNYNKTANSTHWPVEKLREVEEESARRTQMPKDFLLQPVTAGGVEAEWLHPCEAPKERVLLYLHGGAYVMGSCNTHRAMVARMARACGMRGLILDYRLAPEHPFPAALNDAVAAYRWLLNNRIKARDIVIAGDSAGGGLALATLLSVREAGDPLPAAAVCITPWTDLAMTGDSLKSRAKAEPRVTLQSLSLGRHYIGDNDPRLPLISPLYADLAGLPPLLIHAGSDDILLSDATRLAERARSAGVQVTLEEWERMWHAFHLHVPQLPEARRAIDAIGAFVRQKLG
- a CDS encoding outer membrane lipoprotein-sorting protein, with translation MRMKRFVAVTLFSVIFAGIAAAGPDARALLKESENRHRTRTQQYAGDLTVVNKDGKVRKKGWKSFRQGYAGDARNLIRFIDPPEVKGVGFLSLAKPGKNPDQWLYLPSMKRERRIAAQDRDASFVGTDFNYEDMEEFDHEKYKVALQGEQTLEGQPCYVIMATPLETVGKSVYEKKILFLRKDILYLLREDLFRKGDKEPSKRMILTDIQKIDGHWVARKWEMHDLRKGSRTTVILKEIAFDQPQAANRFTLQNLNREGGD